TTTGGCGCTGGACCTGATGGAGGAGCTTCGACCCATGCTGGCCGACCGGATTGCCATCACGCTGGTAAATCGAAGGCAAATCGGCCGGCACCACTTCGAGTGGTTACCTGGGGGAGCGGTCTCCTTGACCGAACAGGGGCGCAAGGTACTCATCGCCGCCTACCAGGTACGGAAAAAGGACGAGGTAATCCATCCATTGCTGCAGAAGAAAGTACCGATTGCTCAACTCCTTCCCATCCAGGCACGGCTGCTGGCGCGGGCGATTCGACGCGATCATGTAAAATACGTACCACTGTTTCACAAGGCATAGGGGGGAAGCGTGTTGAACTTGTTAGTCGCGTACGACATCAGCACAGAGACGAAGGCAGGGGAAAAGCGGCTGCGGCGCGTGGCACGGTTATGCGTCGCGCACGGACATCGGGTGCAGGACTCTGTATTTGAATGCCGCCTCGACGAGGTGACGTTCGTCGAGTTCGTGCGGCAGTTGAGTGAGGTTATTCATCCAATAGAAGACAATCTCCGCATCTACCGGGTGAGCGACTTTGGCCCTGGCAAGGTCGTCAACCTAGGCAAGCAAGTTGGCGTGGACTACGACGCGCCGATGATTCTCTGACAGGTGTGGCGTGTTACAATTTAGTGCGTACATGCTGCGTTGCATTTCGTGCGCAGCGTGAGCCACTTTGGCGCTATTTTGGGGGATCACGATTGGACATGACCGAACGGTACGAGTTGACGTGGCCGGGGAAGCGCGAGGCTGTCCGCGTGGCGCAGTGTCCGGGCAATGGGACGTTGATCCCGGTGCCTGAGGCATCCGTCAACTTCGAGGAAGCAGACCACCTTGTGATTGAAGGGGACAACCTCGACGTGCTCCGGGTGCTTCGGCGCACGTATGCGGGTAAGGTCAAGATGATTTATATCGATCCGCCTTACAACACGGGGAATGCCTTCATCTACTCCGACAATTTTCGGCAGAAGACCAGGTCGTACCTGCGCGCGTCCAACCAGGTCGCCGCGACGGGAGACGGCGTGCACCAAGCGGTGGAAACCAGCGGGCGTCTGCATGCACAGTGGCTGAATATGATGTACCCGCGGCTGGTGCTGGCGCGGGACCTGCTGCGCGACGACGGCGTGATCTTTGTGTCCATTGACGATCACGAACTCAAAAACCTCCGTTTCCTGATGGACGAGATTTTTGGCGAGGAGAACTTTTTTGCGTGCTTTGTCTGGCAGTCCCGTCAGTCGGTGCAGAACGATACCGATGTCAGTGTGAGTCACGAGTATATTGTCGGTTATGCGAAGCAGCGCCGGCATGAGCACCGGCGGCTCAAACCCAGCAACCAGGCGTTCTGGCGGGACATTCCGGCGTTTGCGGCACGCCCGCAGCCGCTCGATCGGGCGAAGTTTTCCAATCCCGACCGTGATCCGAGAGGGCCGTGGAAGGCCGACCCGTTTGATGCGCCCCACGTGCGCCCCAACTTGACGTACGCCATCGTCAACCCGAACACGGGCGAGGCGCACTGGCCGCCGCCGGGGCGGCATTGGCGCACGGACGAGGCGTCGTATCAAAAACTGCTGGCGGACGGCCGGATTGTTTTTGGTGCGACCGGCACCTCGCGGCCGCAGCTCAAGGTCTTCTACCGGGAAAAGAAGGCGTTTGGCAGTGTCGCGACGACGTGGCTGAGCGGCGACAAGGTCGGGACGGCGACGCACGGGACGAAGGAGCTTCAGGCCTTGTTTGACGGGAAATCGCCGTTCGACACGGTCAAGCCGGTGCGGCTCATCCAATTTCTCTGCCAGATCGCGACGCACGGCGACGACATTGTGCTGGATTTTTTCGCGGGCTCTGGGACGACGGGGCATGCGGTGCTGGAGCAGAATGTCGCAGATGACGGCGCGCGCAGGTTCATTCTGGTGCAGCTGCCGGAGGCCACTGGCGACGCGCAGTACCCCCGGATTTCAGACATTACGGCGGAGCGGTTACGGCGCGTGATTGACAAGCTTGCGGCACAGCGGCCTGGCCTGGGGTTCCGCTATTATCGGTTTGCCGAGGCAGGTGAGCACGGTGAAACCGGTCTTTCGAGCCTGCCGTTGGACGCTGCGGGGGAAAGCGGTCTGCGGATTGACAGGGGCGAGGCATTGTAATACTATCAAAAAGTAAGACGTTGTATATTGATTAGTTTTATGCCCAACGGGTGCATGCACGAGGGCGCAGTGTGGTGACGCAGTTGATGCCACATGCGCGATCGAAAGGAGAATGAGGGATGACACAACAAGTCACGGATGCGACATTCGCTGAATTCATTCAATCAGACAAGCCGGTGCTGGTCGATTTTTGGGCGACTTGGTGCGGTCCCTGCAAGATGATGGCGCCTGTGTTGGAAGAAGTTGCTGAAGAGTACAAGGAAAAGCTCGTCGTGGGCAAACTGGACGTGGATGCGAATCCAGAGACGACGGCCAAGTTTGGCATTATGAGCATTCCGACGCTCGTGCTGTTCCAGAACGGCCAGCCGGTGAAGCAAATCATTGGATATAAACCAAAGGCTGAACTCGTCTCCCAGCTCGCAGAGGTCGTAGGCTGAACGATCAAGTCGCAGGTTGAAAGGAAGACAAGCATGGCACAATTGTTTACACCCTATCGGCTCAAAGGGCTGGAGTTGAAAAATCGCATCGTCATGGCACCCATGTGTCAATACAGTGTGACGGCGAAGGACGGGAAGCCGAATGACTGGCACTACGTCCACTTGACCAGCCGTGCGATTGGCGGCACGGGACTCATTCTCGTCGAAATGACGGACGTGGAGCCGGACGGACGCATTACGGACTACGACTTGGGCTTGTGGTCGGACGACCACATTCCGGCGTTCGCGCGGATTATTGAAGCGTGTCACGGGTACGGCGCCAAGGTGGGCATTCAAATCGCGCACGCGGGCCGCAAGGCGGAGGACGCGCCGGAACCGGTGGCGCCGTCGGCGATCCGTTTTGATGCCCCTGGGTACAAGATGCCGAGAGAATTGACGACGGACGAAGTGCGGCAGATGGTGGACAAGTTCGGCCAAGCGGCGCGGCGGGCGGTCGCTGCCGGGGTGGACACGATTGAACTGCACGGCGCGCATGGCTACCTGATTCATCAGTTCCAGTCGCCGGTGACGAACCACCGAACCGACGAATACGGCAAGGATTTGTCGCGCTTTGGTGTGGAAGTGATTCGAGCGGTGAAGCGGCAGATGCCGGACGACATGCCGCTCATTATCCGTGTGTCTGCCGTCGAATACGTGGAAGGCGGGTATGGCCTCGACCATATCATCGAGATCTGCCGGAAGTACAAGGAAGCCGGCGTCGACATGATTCACGTGAGCTCGGGCGGCGAGGGACGTCCTGCGCCCAATCACCGGCCGGGGAATTATCCGGGCTACCAGGTGCCCTTCGCGCGGGCCATCAAACAGGCGCTGGATATTCCCGTCATCGCAGTCGGGGTGCTGGAAGACTTCCACCTGGCGGAGTCTGTGGTCGCCAATCAGGATGCGGACTTGGTGGCAATCGCGCGGGGCATGCTGCGTGACCCGTACTGGGCGCTGCATGCAGCGCAGGCGCTCGGCGTGAAGCCGGACGTCCCGAAGCAGTACGAACGAGCGTTTTAACGGGCTGTTTCGGTTGTAACGGACTGTTTCAGCTCGGAATTGAACCGGAGGAATGCATCAGATGTCGATTGCAGGAAAAATCGCACTTGTAACAGGCGCCGGGAAAGGGATTGGCCGGGCGCTGGCTTTGCAGCTGGCAGCAGAAGGGGTCCATGTGGGGCTGCTGGCGAGAACCCGCCGCGACCTGGAAGCGGTCGCGGATGAAGTCAAGACATCCTCGCAGGTCCGGGTGGCGCTGGCCATCGCTGATATTTCGAATCGGCAGGAGGTCGAAACGGCGGTCACGTCCATCACAGAGGAACTGGGCCCCATCGACTTTCTCATCAATAACGCTGGGGCGGCGAAGTTTGGCACGGTGGTCGAGATGGATCCCGACGAGTGGGAACGGATGGTCCGTGTCAACCTGTTTGGCACGTACTATGTGACACGCAAGGTGCTGCCAGAGATGATGGCCCGCAAAACAGGGAGCATCATCAATGTCAGCTCGACTTCGGGCCTGCGCGGCGCCGCGACCACGTCGGCCTACTCCGCTTCGAAGTTCGGGGTGATGGGATTTACTGAGTCCCTGATGCAGGAAGCGCGTAAATTTAACATTCGCGTCACGGCGGTCACGCCGAGTACGGTCAACACGGAGATGGCAGCCAGCCTTGGCCTGCCGATTGGCGCGGAAGACCGGATGACACAGGCAGACGATGTCGCACAGCTGATCGTTTCGATTCTCAAGCTGCCGCAGCGTGCGTTTGTGAACCAAGCGGGGATTTGGACGACCAATCCGCAGTAAGACACGCCTGAGCGGTGCGTCGCCCGGGTTGAATGTCGTCCTCGCGCCGTTCTGGTTTCGTGTTTGCATGGGGGTTGCCTCCAGGTGCTATGGTACCGGGGCAGCCCCCTTCTTCATGATGCGGTGCCGTCAGCGCCCGCTGCCCGCGTTTCCCTCGCTGCGCTTGCGGCCCGATTTGCGGCGGGAGGCCGCGCGCGACCGTCTGCCGGATTTCTTTCTGCCTTTGTTGGACGCGGGTTCGTCCAGGATGTGTCCGATGAGGTCATACAGGTACTGCAGTTCTGTGCGCAAGGCCGCTTCGGGTGCTTGACGGATCCGCTGTTCGACCCTGGGAAACAGGGTCCGGACGGCCCGGTTGACGACCATTTTCTCAACACCTTCGACATAGTTCAGCGCACGGTCCACGACCGTCCTCGCGCCCTGCAGGGTGCGGTCGTGCAACGTGTCTTCGCGCGCTTCACTCGACTCGCGGATGTCCGGCATCCTTATCCCCCCACTCTATCCACAGGCTATGTGGCATGGCGGCCAATGGGTCACGCATAGGTTGAAAGAGGACAAGGTTCGGATGACACGGCGCTGCGGGAGGCCCTGATGAAGGCGTTTGTGACGATTTTCCTCCTCAATCTCTTGACCAGCATCGACAACGCGATTGTGGTGGGCGGCATCGCTCAAAAGACGCGGCACAACCTGTATCTGATTGGCGCGCTGTCCGCCGTGCTGCTTACGATATGCCGGACGGCGTTGATTCTCGGGGTGTTGTCGATTGCCGGGATCGCCGGGTTTCGCATTGCCTTAGGCGCCCTGGTGCTGATCATCGCGGTGCGCCTCAGCCTCGTCACGGCTCCGGACGACCGCAAGGAGCCCTCCCTGCTGCGCCTCCTCTGTGTGATTGTCGTGACGGACCTGGCGTTGAGTCTCGACAACATCCTCAGTTTGTCCATCACTGCGCGCGACCCATGGGTCATCGGATTTGCCGTGCTGGCGGGGCTTGTCCCGCTACTTACGTTTTTGCCGCTGTTTGTCGGCGTGATGAGCCGACTTTTGTGGATCCAGTTGTTAGCCGCTGGGTTTGTCGGGGAATTGGGCTTTGATGTGATGACAGATGACAAATGGCTGCTTCCGTATATGCCCACCGGCTGGAAGGAGGCGGCTTTGCGCACCTCGGTGGCCCTGCTGGTGATTCTTCTGGGCGCTTGGCGTATGTATCGGACGCGCCTGCGGCGGCGCCCGTGACAGGTCAATACCTTCGCGGCCAGTTGGCAAATGGGACGCGTTGTGCGCTCGGCGCAGGCGGTACGTTCGGTGGTGCTGCGAAAAGCCCGCGTCGTTTGGCGCCGTTATGCGTCATTTTGACCAACTCCCGAACGCGTTCATCTTGCGCAATGCCAAATGCCAACGAACCGAGTTTGAGGAACGTATCCACCTTCACTTGCCCCGCCTCCTTCACCGTTTACTAACAAATTATGACTGATTCGACCGCTTGTGGAGGACAACTGACCTTGAAAGTGCGGAGAATGAGGGTGCTGTGCGCAAGTTGTTCTGCCAGGCCACCGAGGACAAATACCGCTACGGTACCGTTGGACTCACGCATATCCTGCATCATCACGGAGCGAAAGGAGTGTGGACGATGTACGGTGTGTTTGGAGGATACACCCGCTGGGCAGTTGTGTTTCTGATTATCTTTGTCCTGTTCTTCCTGCTTGTTCCGGGGTATGGCGGTGCCGCAGGGTACTAAGCTTGCCCTCTCAAGCACGCTGCATCTGCCAGGACGTGTAACGCGATGTTTGGAAAAAAAGGAGGTTCCTGAACATGTACGATGGCGCGTTTGGTGGCTACACCCGTTGGGCGGTTGTGTTCCTGATTATCTTCGTGCTGTTCATCCTGCTGGTTCCCTACGCTGTGACCACATGCACAACCACAACTGTCTATTGATCAGCAGACAACGGCAGGGGCTGCACGCGGGTGCGTGTGGCCCCTTGCTTTTGTCAAATGGTACACTGGTTGCGGGAGGAA
Above is a genomic segment from Alicyclobacillus cycloheptanicus containing:
- the cas2 gene encoding CRISPR-associated endonuclease Cas2 yields the protein MLNLLVAYDISTETKAGEKRLRRVARLCVAHGHRVQDSVFECRLDEVTFVEFVRQLSEVIHPIEDNLRIYRVSDFGPGKVVNLGKQVGVDYDAPMIL
- a CDS encoding site-specific DNA-methyltransferase, giving the protein MTERYELTWPGKREAVRVAQCPGNGTLIPVPEASVNFEEADHLVIEGDNLDVLRVLRRTYAGKVKMIYIDPPYNTGNAFIYSDNFRQKTRSYLRASNQVAATGDGVHQAVETSGRLHAQWLNMMYPRLVLARDLLRDDGVIFVSIDDHELKNLRFLMDEIFGEENFFACFVWQSRQSVQNDTDVSVSHEYIVGYAKQRRHEHRRLKPSNQAFWRDIPAFAARPQPLDRAKFSNPDRDPRGPWKADPFDAPHVRPNLTYAIVNPNTGEAHWPPPGRHWRTDEASYQKLLADGRIVFGATGTSRPQLKVFYREKKAFGSVATTWLSGDKVGTATHGTKELQALFDGKSPFDTVKPVRLIQFLCQIATHGDDIVLDFFAGSGTTGHAVLEQNVADDGARRFILVQLPEATGDAQYPRISDITAERLRRVIDKLAAQRPGLGFRYYRFAEAGEHGETGLSSLPLDAAGESGLRIDRGEAL
- the trxA gene encoding thioredoxin, yielding MTQQVTDATFAEFIQSDKPVLVDFWATWCGPCKMMAPVLEEVAEEYKEKLVVGKLDVDANPETTAKFGIMSIPTLVLFQNGQPVKQIIGYKPKAELVSQLAEVVG
- a CDS encoding NADH:flavin oxidoreductase/NADH oxidase → MAQLFTPYRLKGLELKNRIVMAPMCQYSVTAKDGKPNDWHYVHLTSRAIGGTGLILVEMTDVEPDGRITDYDLGLWSDDHIPAFARIIEACHGYGAKVGIQIAHAGRKAEDAPEPVAPSAIRFDAPGYKMPRELTTDEVRQMVDKFGQAARRAVAAGVDTIELHGAHGYLIHQFQSPVTNHRTDEYGKDLSRFGVEVIRAVKRQMPDDMPLIIRVSAVEYVEGGYGLDHIIEICRKYKEAGVDMIHVSSGGEGRPAPNHRPGNYPGYQVPFARAIKQALDIPVIAVGVLEDFHLAESVVANQDADLVAIARGMLRDPYWALHAAQALGVKPDVPKQYERAF
- a CDS encoding 3-ketoacyl-ACP reductase; protein product: MSIAGKIALVTGAGKGIGRALALQLAAEGVHVGLLARTRRDLEAVADEVKTSSQVRVALAIADISNRQEVETAVTSITEELGPIDFLINNAGAAKFGTVVEMDPDEWERMVRVNLFGTYYVTRKVLPEMMARKTGSIINVSSTSGLRGAATTSAYSASKFGVMGFTESLMQEARKFNIRVTAVTPSTVNTEMAASLGLPIGAEDRMTQADDVAQLIVSILKLPQRAFVNQAGIWTTNPQ
- a CDS encoding TerC family protein, with translation MKAFVTIFLLNLLTSIDNAIVVGGIAQKTRHNLYLIGALSAVLLTICRTALILGVLSIAGIAGFRIALGALVLIIAVRLSLVTAPDDRKEPSLLRLLCVIVVTDLALSLDNILSLSITARDPWVIGFAVLAGLVPLLTFLPLFVGVMSRLLWIQLLAAGFVGELGFDVMTDDKWLLPYMPTGWKEAALRTSVALLVILLGAWRMYRTRLRRRP